One window from the genome of Hippoglossus hippoglossus isolate fHipHip1 chromosome 6, fHipHip1.pri, whole genome shotgun sequence encodes:
- the cbfb gene encoding core-binding factor subunit beta isoform X3, whose amino-acid sequence MPRVVPDQRSKFENEEFFRKLSRECEIKYTGFRDRPHEERQARFQNACRDGRSEIAFVATGTNLSLQFFPANVHGDQRQVPTREYVDFERETGKVYLKAPMILNGVCVMWRGWIDLQRLDGMGYLEYDDERAQHEDALAQAAFEETRRRTRDFEDRDRSHREDLESRRQQDPSSGSNMANADVEHKMR is encoded by the exons ATGCCGCGGGTAGTTCCGGACCAGAGGAGCAAGTTTGAGAACGAGGAGTTTTTCCGCAAGTTGAGCAGGGAGTGTGAG ATTAAATACACTGGGTTCAGAGACAGGCCCCACGAGGAGAGACAAGCTCGCTTCCAGAACGCCTGCAGGGACGGACGGTCAGAAATA gcctTTGTAGCTACAGGCACCAACCTCTCTCTCCAGTTCTTTCCAGCCAACGTGCATGGAGATCAGCGACAGGTTCCTACGAGGGAATATGTTGACtttgaaagagagacaggaaag gtctATTTAAAAGCCCCTATGATCTTGAATggggtgtgtgtgatgtggagaGGCTGGATCGACCTACAGAGGCTGGATGGGATGGGATACCTGGAGTATGATGATGAGAGGGCACAG catgagGACGCTTTGGCTCAGGCAGCTTTTGAAGAGACCCGACGCAGAACCAGAGACTTCGAAGACAGAGACCGATCACACCGAGAGGATCTGGAG tcCAGACGACAGCAGGACCCCAGCTCTGGCTCAAACATGGCCAACGCTGACGTAGAGCACAAGATGCGCTGA
- the cbfb gene encoding core-binding factor subunit beta isoform X1, which produces MPRVVPDQRSKFENEEFFRKLSRECEIKYTGFRDRPHEERQARFQNACRDGRSEIAFVATGTNLSLQFFPANVHGDQRQVPTREYVDFERETGKVSDKDKKNARVYLKAPMILNGVCVMWRGWIDLQRLDGMGYLEYDDERAQHEDALAQAAFEETRRRTRDFEDRDRSHREDLESRRQQDPSSGSNMANADVEHKMR; this is translated from the exons ATGCCGCGGGTAGTTCCGGACCAGAGGAGCAAGTTTGAGAACGAGGAGTTTTTCCGCAAGTTGAGCAGGGAGTGTGAG ATTAAATACACTGGGTTCAGAGACAGGCCCCACGAGGAGAGACAAGCTCGCTTCCAGAACGCCTGCAGGGACGGACGGTCAGAAATA gcctTTGTAGCTACAGGCACCAACCTCTCTCTCCAGTTCTTTCCAGCCAACGTGCATGGAGATCAGCGACAGGTTCCTACGAGGGAATATGTTGACtttgaaagagagacaggaaag gtgtcagacaaagacaaaaagaatgCGCGT gtctATTTAAAAGCCCCTATGATCTTGAATggggtgtgtgtgatgtggagaGGCTGGATCGACCTACAGAGGCTGGATGGGATGGGATACCTGGAGTATGATGATGAGAGGGCACAG catgagGACGCTTTGGCTCAGGCAGCTTTTGAAGAGACCCGACGCAGAACCAGAGACTTCGAAGACAGAGACCGATCACACCGAGAGGATCTGGAG tcCAGACGACAGCAGGACCCCAGCTCTGGCTCAAACATGGCCAACGCTGACGTAGAGCACAAGATGCGCTGA
- the cbfb gene encoding core-binding factor subunit beta isoform X2: MPRVVPDQRSKFENEEFFRKLSRECEIKYTGFRDRPHEERQARFQNACRDGRSEIAFVATGTNLSLQFFPANVHGDQRQVPTREYVDFERETGKVSDKDKKNARVYLKAPMILNGVCVMWRGWIDLQRLDGMGYLEYDDERAQHEDALAQAAFEETRRRTRDFEDRDRSHREDLETTAGPQLWLKHGQR, encoded by the exons ATGCCGCGGGTAGTTCCGGACCAGAGGAGCAAGTTTGAGAACGAGGAGTTTTTCCGCAAGTTGAGCAGGGAGTGTGAG ATTAAATACACTGGGTTCAGAGACAGGCCCCACGAGGAGAGACAAGCTCGCTTCCAGAACGCCTGCAGGGACGGACGGTCAGAAATA gcctTTGTAGCTACAGGCACCAACCTCTCTCTCCAGTTCTTTCCAGCCAACGTGCATGGAGATCAGCGACAGGTTCCTACGAGGGAATATGTTGACtttgaaagagagacaggaaag gtgtcagacaaagacaaaaagaatgCGCGT gtctATTTAAAAGCCCCTATGATCTTGAATggggtgtgtgtgatgtggagaGGCTGGATCGACCTACAGAGGCTGGATGGGATGGGATACCTGGAGTATGATGATGAGAGGGCACAG catgagGACGCTTTGGCTCAGGCAGCTTTTGAAGAGACCCGACGCAGAACCAGAGACTTCGAAGACAGAGACCGATCACACCGAGAGGATCTGGAG ACGACAGCAGGACCCCAGCTCTGGCTCAAACATGGCCAACGCTGA
- the cbfb gene encoding core-binding factor subunit beta isoform X4 has translation MPRVVPDQRSKFENEEFFRKLSRECEIKYTGFRDRPHEERQARFQNACRDGRSEIAFVATGTNLSLQFFPANVHGDQRQVPTREYVDFERETGKVSDKDKKNARVYLKAPMILNGVCVMWRGWIDLQRLDGMGYLEYDDERAQHEDALAQAAFEETRRRTRDFEDRDRSHREDLEDPVVSKIWD, from the exons ATGCCGCGGGTAGTTCCGGACCAGAGGAGCAAGTTTGAGAACGAGGAGTTTTTCCGCAAGTTGAGCAGGGAGTGTGAG ATTAAATACACTGGGTTCAGAGACAGGCCCCACGAGGAGAGACAAGCTCGCTTCCAGAACGCCTGCAGGGACGGACGGTCAGAAATA gcctTTGTAGCTACAGGCACCAACCTCTCTCTCCAGTTCTTTCCAGCCAACGTGCATGGAGATCAGCGACAGGTTCCTACGAGGGAATATGTTGACtttgaaagagagacaggaaag gtgtcagacaaagacaaaaagaatgCGCGT gtctATTTAAAAGCCCCTATGATCTTGAATggggtgtgtgtgatgtggagaGGCTGGATCGACCTACAGAGGCTGGATGGGATGGGATACCTGGAGTATGATGATGAGAGGGCACAG catgagGACGCTTTGGCTCAGGCAGCTTTTGAAGAGACCCGACGCAGAACCAGAGACTTCGAAGACAGAGACCGATCACACCGAGAGGATCTGGAG gACCCTGTGGTTTCTAAAATCTGGGACtga
- the cbfb gene encoding core-binding factor subunit beta isoform X5, translating into MPRVVPDQRSKFENEEFFRKLSRECEIKYTGFRDRPHEERQARFQNACRDGRSEIAFVATGTNLSLQFFPANVHGDQRQVPTREYVDFERETGKVYLKAPMILNGVCVMWRGWIDLQRLDGMGYLEYDDERAQHEDALAQAAFEETRRRTRDFEDRDRSHREDLEDPVVSKIWD; encoded by the exons ATGCCGCGGGTAGTTCCGGACCAGAGGAGCAAGTTTGAGAACGAGGAGTTTTTCCGCAAGTTGAGCAGGGAGTGTGAG ATTAAATACACTGGGTTCAGAGACAGGCCCCACGAGGAGAGACAAGCTCGCTTCCAGAACGCCTGCAGGGACGGACGGTCAGAAATA gcctTTGTAGCTACAGGCACCAACCTCTCTCTCCAGTTCTTTCCAGCCAACGTGCATGGAGATCAGCGACAGGTTCCTACGAGGGAATATGTTGACtttgaaagagagacaggaaag gtctATTTAAAAGCCCCTATGATCTTGAATggggtgtgtgtgatgtggagaGGCTGGATCGACCTACAGAGGCTGGATGGGATGGGATACCTGGAGTATGATGATGAGAGGGCACAG catgagGACGCTTTGGCTCAGGCAGCTTTTGAAGAGACCCGACGCAGAACCAGAGACTTCGAAGACAGAGACCGATCACACCGAGAGGATCTGGAG gACCCTGTGGTTTCTAAAATCTGGGACtga